The Rubripirellula reticaptiva region GCCATCCCTGTCTTGGTAGTGAGCCGAGATAACGTCGAGATCGTCGCATGCTAAGGCGTCAAGAACTTGACGCCATGCTTGGGCTGAGTCGGTCTGCTCGTTGGGAGTGTTCAAGGCCGCGTTGAGTTCGTAGATCGTGGGCGTGGTAGCCCTGGAAGGCGTCGTGTATGCATGATGGATTTCAGTCGGATAACGGTAGGCGTCAGCGGGCGGCGGCGAACGACGTGCAAGCAAACGGAAAAGCTAACCACCGCCGCTCCGTTGCACGCCATGGTTATCCCTTTTGCATCGGGACGCATCCGCGTTGAAGCACGATCCCAATCAGGTAGCCAATGAAGCCAGCAGCAACTGTGATGTGGCATCGAGTGATCTCTGCGAGATGGTTTCCGAGCATTGGATCAGAAAGAACCGACGCGGGCAAGAAAGGTGAGTCAACCGCTACCTCAGGGCGTCCGGAAAAGACCGATGCGACGATGCAGAATACGCCGAAGCCAAGCAGCGGTTTAGCACGACGGTCGTACCCAAGGAGAATCGCAGTCGCACAGAGCAGTCCGGCCAGTACCCGAACTGCTTGTGCCCACACTAGCGAAGGAGCAGATACAGAAGCGAAACCGATTGCAGCATAAGCAACAAGTGCAATCAAAAATGCGAGGGAGAATCTCAATGGCGGGAGTTCGCGTTGTGTGTGTTCTTACGTGGGATAACGACCACGGTCACGCGGCACGAGCGGATCGGCAACCACTGCCAAACTCATTTTCGAGTGCTCGCGTGCACCGATTGGTTCGTCGTAGTTTACCGGAGCGAGGCGGCCCAAGTCAAAAGGCGTGTCTCCAATGGTCGAGCTTGAGTTCCGATCGCAATATTTCGAGGGCGGGTTCGTCAGCGCACCAATCAGCAGCGCCATTCCACCATCGTGCCGCCAAACGCCACCAAATCCGAGCATGTCTTCGCTCGACGGCGCCGTGCGAGTCGATCAAGGCCACGCCCGTGCGTCCCCTCGCCGCCGTTGAGCGCACCCATCACGAGCCTGGATTCGTCTGCGCAATCCTTTTGTGAGGAGTCACACGACGAACGTCTAAAATCACCCGGTCGCGACGAGAGATTCTCCATTGTCAAAACGCCCGACTTCGCGACTCGGGTGCATTTTTTTGTTATTCGACGTTTTGTGGTGAACGTTGAACGACTCGTTTCGATTCAACGACGTATACATCGGTAATACCGGGGTAATTCTCCCATAAGTATGGCAACCAGTTTTCGGCTGGAACAACGGGCCACCACCAAATATTTGGAATTGTTGGTTGAATTAAGCTCAACCCCCCTTTGATTCGCCATTCACGTTCATGTGTCCAGTCAAGCGGGTCTGGAGTCCGAAACGGATTGGTTTCCACGACCCTGAATCGTTCCGATTCAGGCCAAATTGAAGGTTCTTGGTGTTCGGAGTAGATAACAGGTCGTCCACCCAACCACCAGAAAGTGTGTTTGTGGCAGATAATGCCAAGCGGTTGCCTCTTGTTGTTTGTTTCCATGATCTCCGGCCATATTGCTGGCGGTGCGTCATAAAAACAGGCAGCCCCTTGCGGAACGTACTTGGTCACATGGTTTTGGAGAGATGGACGGACAAAGTTCTCTTTGAAGATGCTCTGAAGGGCGTCAGCAGCGGTGCCCAACCTGCCCGGGGAGATGAGGTTATGTGTTCGGACAAAATGAACGACCCAATGACTGAGGTCTGATCGTGACATCGCTTTTTGGTATGCGTTAGTCATGCAGTCTTAAGTCGAATAACGTTACCGATCACCGGGTCGGGAGTGTTGACGTTCCAGTTGAAAACGGCCGCAAGCCCGACTCCGGTGCATCGGATGGTTATCCGCCGTTCTCGGCAAGCCAGGATGGTCAGTAGCCGAACGTGGTATTGTACGGGAAGAATCAGTGCCAGTCAGCACCACACGAAAAGCATTGCCTTGACCTCGCGGTGCGTAGATTGACGCCACATTTGGGACACGGCGGCCCATCTGCGGGATACGATCGCGCCGTACCAGCAGCAACGGATTCGCGATGAGCAAGTTCGTCCTCCGGAATTGGTATGCCGCGTTCCGCTCTCCAGCAATCGTGGCAGTCACGTGGAACAGGGTCGCCGTAAGGAGTGCCTGGGTAGTGCTCAGCGTACCATTGCCGCATATCAGCGGCACCCACGTTCAAGTGCATTCGTTGGCCGCACTTAGGACAGATTGCGTATGGCATCAGCGATCATGGTAGCGGTGAACTCCTCACATTTCAGTCGGATAACGTTACCGATCACCGGGTCGGGAGTGTTGATGTTCCATTTGAAAACGGCCGCAAGCCCGACTCCGGTGCATCGAATGGTTATCCGCCGTTTGCGTGGTCCGGGAGAATACGGGTGACCGCATCAGCGATGAGGCCCTGCAGCTCCGGGTCCATGAATCGGTAGTCGTCGGGAATATCAGCACAGTGTATGTCCAAGTATCGCGTCTCGCCAGGGAAGTCGGCCCGCAGGCGTGAAACATGCTTAGGTTCCATGGCGATCACAACGTCTGCCCATTTGAGGTCTCCGGACCGAACAACGCGATTTGCGGACCGACTGGTGCCAGCCGAGCGCACCCGAAACAGGTCGTGGTCAGCGTACATCTTCTCCGCGGTTGGGCTACGCCAGCGGTTCTTTGAGCAGATGAACAGGACGTTTACAGCATGTTGTTCGATTTGGTGATGCCCTTGCACGCGTGGGTATTCCATGCCGAGCTGCTTCGCGCGGTGCAGCTTTTCGGAGCGGAGATAAAGGTCAGACCACTTCTTCTCGCGTGGCCACAGGTCATCGTTCATGATTCAGTCGGATAACGTTTAGGATCACCGGGCGGCGGGAGTTCGGCAACCACTTGTAAAAATCAACCACCGCCGCTCCGTGTGCATCCGTTGGTTATCGCTTTTATCAGAGCCATTTGCTCAGGTCGCACGGCAAACACAGTCTAACACCAAGACCGAGGTCAAGTCTTTAAGGTGAAGCGGGTTTGGCCGCGTGAGTTCTGGCGGAAGCCGTGAGCGTGGATGCGTGATCGAGTCGATCGCCGAATGGAATGACAAAGGTATCGTTGCAAGCACACGACCGACGCTGAAGCGGAGTGATCAAAAGCGTTGGGTCAGAACAGCCTTCGGCCCCTTGGGTGACAGCAACCATCAAAAAGATGAGCCATCGCCGCTGGCGAAACCTTCGCGGGTCAAAACTAAGGTGCGATAACGTTACGGTTTACCGGGCGGCGGCGAAGGCCGTGATTTCGACAGGACGTGACCACCGCCGCTCCGGTACAACCGATGGTTATCCGCTTTATCGACGGGCATTGATCGAGTGTTGGGCAGTGGGTTTCAAGTCGCCAGAGTCTAGCGGGCCCTAAAGTCCCAGGCAAGCAATTCCGTTCATCGAAGGATCGGAACCGTTGTGATGCCATCGGCAAACGCCAACCGTAAAGACCGCAGTCAGTCAGCGATCAACCAACGTTGCAGCCAACGCCAACGGAGGATCAAAACGTTTGACGCGTCGATTCACTAACGCAAAAGCCGAACGACCAATTCGCAATCGAAGGTTGAAGTGATCGCTTGTGCGAAGAAATACGCCGGACACCTGAGGGAGTATGTCGGATAACGGTGGCCATCACCGGGTGGCGGCGGTTGACGTGATTTCAAAAAAACGTAACCACCGCCACTCCGGTGCATGGCATGGTTATCGGCATTTATCGACGGGCGTTGATCGAGTGCCGGGCAGTGGCAACCACGTCGCCACAGCTTAACGGGCATTGGTTCGCGCGGCAAGCAATCGGGCGTTGACCGGGTCGGCAAGTAAACGGGCATTATCGTCCGACGGTGCTTGTTGACGGTGAACGAAGGATCGAAAACGCTGTCGTTGGATCAGCAAACGAAGACAGCGAACACGTTCAAGAATTGCGAGCGGCTTGGAGGGAGGAAAGCGCAAGCGGAGGATCAATACGTTTGAATCGCAGATTCGCTAACGCAAATGCCGAACGACAACTTTCCAATCGGGCGTTGCAGTAATCGTTTGTGCAAGCAAATAAGCGGAACATCTGCGGAGTCAGTCCGATAACGTTTCACATCACCGGGTGGCGGCGATTGACGTGATTTCAAAGAAACGTGACCACCGCCACTCCGGTGCATGTGTTGGTTATCGGCATTTATGAACGGGCGTTGGTCGAGCATCGGGCAGTCGTTGCCACGCCGCCACAGTTTAGCGAGCGTTGGTTCACGCGGCAAGCAATTGGGCGTTGATCGGGTCGGCAAGTAAACGGGCATTGTCTTTCGACGGCGCTTGTTAACGGTAAGCGAAGGATCGAAAACGTTGTCGTTGGATCAGCAAACGACAACAGCAAACACGATCAAGGACTGCGAGCGGCGCGGGGTGTAGCAGTCGCGAACGGAGGATTAAGGCGTTTGGATCGCAAATTCGCTAACGCAAATGCAGAACGAAAAATTTACACTCGAGCGTTGCAGTAATCGCTAGTGCAAGCGTCAAACACCTGAGACGTCAGTCCGATAACGTTACGGTTTACCGGGCGGCGGCGAGTGCCGTGATTTCAAAACAGCGCGACCACCGCCGCTCCGGTACAACCGATGGTTATCCGCTTTATCGACGGGCATTGATCGAGTGTTGGGCAGTGGATTTCAAGTCGCCAGAGTCTAGCGGGCTCTAAAGTTCCAGGCAAGCAATTCCGTTCATCGAAGGATCAGAACCGTTGTGATGCCATCGGCAAACGCCAGCCGTAAAGACCGAAGTCAGTCAGCGATCAACCAGCGTTGCGGCCGACGCCAACGGAGGATCAAAACGTTTGACGCGTCGATTCACTAACGCAAAAGCCGAACGACCAATTCGCAATCGAAGGTTGAGGCGATCGCTTGTGCGAAGAAATACGCCGGACACCTGAGGGAGTCAGTCGGATAACGTTTCACATCACCGGGTGGCGGCGATTGACGTGATTTCAAAGAAACGTGACCACCGCCACTCCGGTGCATGTGTTGGTTATCGGCATTTATGAACGGGCGTTGGTCGAGCATCGGGCAGTCGTTGCCACGCCGCCACAGTTTAGCGAGCGTTGGTTCACGCGGCAAGCAATTGGGCGTTGATCGGGTCGGCAAGTAAACGGGCATTGTCTTTCGACGGCGCTTGTTAACGGTAAGCGAAGGATCGAAAACGTTGTCGTTGGATCAGCAAACGACAACAGCAAACACGATCAAGGACTGCGAGCGGCGCGGGGTGTAGCAGTCGCGAACGGAGGATTAAGGCGTTTGGATCGCAAATTCGCTAACGCAAATGCAGAACGAAAAATTTACACTCGAGCGTTGCAGTAATCGCTAGTGCAAGCGTCAAACACCTGAGACGTCAGTCCGATAACGGTAGGCGTCAGCGGGCGGCGGCGAACGACGTGCAAGCAAACGGAAAAGCTAACCACCGCCGCTCCGTTGCACGCCATGGTTATCCCTTTTGCATCGGGACGCATCCGCGTTGAAGCACGATCCCAATCAGGTAGCCAATGAAGCCAGCAGCAACTGTGATGTGGCATCGAGTGATCTCTGCGAGATGGTTTCCGAGCATTGGATCAGAAAGAACCGACGCGGGCAAGAAAGGTGAGTCAACCGCTACCTCAGGGCGTCCGGAAAAGACCGATGCGACGATGCAGAATACGCCGAAGCCAAGCAGCGGTTTAGCACGACGGTCGTACCCAAGGAGAATCGCAGTCGCACAGAGCAGTCCGGCCAGTACCCGAACTGCTTGTGCCCACACTAGCGAAGGAGCAGATACAGAAGCGAAACCGATTGCAGCATAAGCAACAAGTGCAATCAAAAATGCGAGGGAGAATCTCAATGGCGGGAGTTCGCGTTGTGTGTGTTCTTACGTGGGATAACGTAACGCATCAGCGGGGACGGGCGAACCGCTTGCAAGCAGAATTGAAAACGAACCACCCGTCCTCCGTTGCATGCGATGGTTATCGCAAGAACCCTCTCGCAGAGTGTTTTACATTTGCTGCGGCTTACGAAAAGCCAACGAACTTGAGTTTAATAGGTCTGCTAAGAGAACGTAAGTGAATGCGGAGCCAAAAAGCAGCTTGCCGATGGTAGAGCCAACGTGCCGCATCATGTACGGGGCAGACAGGTCAACGAAAAACAGTTGAACCAGGGCGAGCAATCCAACGAGTGTTAGGTACATCCAGCATCCCACGGAGAACTGGTAGCCTTTCCGTCTTCCTTGCCACAGCAGAATGCCGCCGGCAAGTCCACAGAAACCTCGAAAAACAATCGTTGTTGTTAAAAGAGAAATCGTCAGCAGGCTCGGGGGCGAAGCGAAAGCAAGTGCAGCGACGACAATGGCTCCGAAGACGCCAATGACACCCTGAAGCATGGTTAAGGCAGCAATGAATTTTCGTGGCCGAAGCGAACCCGTATTTGACGCATCCCGGAGAAAGACCTGTTGCGAGCAGTGGGCACTAGAAATGCCAGTAAGAAGATCGTCGCGAGGTGCGTTAGCGAAGCGGTGCCCGCAGTCCCTGCAATTCATCGCGTCTTGACGGAGGGTTACCCTCCCGCATTCCGTGCATTTCATTTGTCGTTAAACGCCTATGAAGCCCCTAGGATCACTAAGGCTTGTAGCTTGAGTTGAGAAGCGTCGTTGCGATAACGGCGGCGATAACCGAGTCGCGGGAATTGATTGTCCGTTGCGAAATCGCCCGGCTACCGCGACTTCGGTTCATCGCATTGTTCGTTGGCAGATTGGGCGTGCTAACCGGTCGGCCACCGCAATCCGATTTTGCGAATTTACTTGCCATCGCCGATTACGGCAACCAGATCGGCTAGAGCCGATTGGATCGACCCTGGTTGTATGCGAAATTCATAGGAGTCAGCAACGCATTCTATCGAGCTATCGTGGAATGTAAAAATGAAATGACGCTTTGTACTCAGCTCGCGATCTCGATTCCCAGATTCGAGTTTTGTGAGTTTGCGGACCCAAGACGAGTTCTCAACTTCGTAAGCCGAATATGTGTCAAGCCCAATGGGTGATAGTGGATGATTGGGAAGCGTGTTCTCGTCAGGAAACCAGCCGAATCGAACATCGGCGCAAATGCGAAATTCGAGAACGACAACCATACGTTCGTTCTTTCGATGATCAACCACAGTGATGTATTGGCCATGCCAGCCATCAGGTGGCGGTTCCGCGGCAAGGTAGCAAACTGCAGTGTAGTGTTCAGTCGCAACCATTGACGGCAACGGAGCGCCAATGTCGCATGCGGGAATTTCTTCAAGAGGAACCAGTCGATCCTGGTCATCAATCGAGTACAAATCGAGTCCTTCCGAGTGTGCAAGTCCAACGAACGGCGGTCGTCACCGGGCACGGAGAGACAACTTTCCATTTGTGAAAACGCGCAAGCCGTGCTCCGTGTGCACGACATTGTTATCCGCCGCCTTGAGTCCATGGCAGTTCGGGTCACGTTGATGAACAAAGGATTTGCCATTGTACGATGTAATCCCACAGTCCGGTGTTGAATTGCTCGCTTCCGAAGCGGCCGACCGATAACGCCATGTGAGGGCTGTAGACATGCGAGAACGCACCGCCCCAGAAGCCAGGCGAACCGGTGAATTGGTAGTAAAGTTGCCCGCAGCCAGCGTACGGACCAGGGGAAAGTGCGTAGAGAAGTAGCAGTCCACCTGAGATCAACCAAAAAGTATCCCAGCGGTTTGGCGTCGGACGACGGGATAGACGTGCGACACCAAGGGCGAGTGGAGTGAGCGAAACGAGGAACAGTGCAAGGCCCCAATTAAGTTTGACCAAGAGCACCCAGAGTGCGACACCGGCTACGATCGTGATAGATTTTGCTATTGGTTTCATGTTGAGGGAGACGAAAAAGTCGAGCAACGTCAGTCGGATAACGGTTGCCGTCACCTGGGACGGACGATTGATTTTCAATCGTGAAACCACGCAAGCCGTCCTCAGGTGCACGACTTGGTTATCCGACGTCTTGTGGGAAGCGTTGAGCGACCCGATATACGAAAAAGCTTAGTGCATCAGCAACCGACGAGCAAGAATCAAAACACGCAAACATCAGTCCTCAAGCAGCGCAGCTACATAGATCAGACCCCAAACAAAGTTTGCGATGGCGAGATACATCCCGGCATAAATGGCGATGCGTTTGCGTGAGCGCGAATGCCCCAAAAGTCCGATTGCGAAACCAATGCCGATGAAAGACAGCAGCCAGCCAAGCCAAGCAATCCCGGGCATCCATTCAGCGAGTGGTCCTGCATAAGTAATCACAGGTTGGCGATTCGTGTGATCCGACCGAACATGAAGTGCGCACGCAATCAGAACGACTGAACCCGCTATTGAGAACGCCGTGGGTAGCAATGCTTGCAACCACGTGAGCGTAGCGAGCGATTCGGATGGCGTGGGATGACGCAAAGCTTCGCTGTCAATTGTGTGATGACTTCAATCGGATAACGGCGGTCGTAACCGAGGACCGCCAATGTGGTTTCCATTTGTAAACGCGTCATGCGGTCCTTCGGTTCACGACATGGTTATGGCACGTCTTTCCTCGCGATTGCGCGGTCGAGCCACGTCTCGTACCAGTCTACAAAACAAAGCGGCTCTTTGTTACCGAACGTGTCGCATGGGTATAGACCGCCCCATTCAGTCGTACGATCATCGATCCAAACCTGACCGCGAGCCATCCCGGTCACGATCAAATCGGTCATCATGCCGTCGCCCATCTCGCCTAGCACTATCTTGCCGTATTGATTAGCGGGATCTTTGTAGAATTCACGAAGTCGTTTGAGATCATCACCCGAATGCGAGTGCGAGTATTCAATGCGGCATCCAGTTTCGTACGGAAAGGGTTTGCTGGGCGTCAGGTATTCGGCAAACGCATCTTGGACCGTGAATTGTCCGTAGATTGGTCCAGCGCCGCCGTTCGAGAAAGTGGTGATGAACGCTCGGTAGTCAGTCGGCAATTCAACACCGTGTGACCGTTCAAGTTCGGCGAGTTCCTGCTCGCTGATTGGGACATTCAATTCGTA contains the following coding sequences:
- a CDS encoding SMI1/KNR4 family protein codes for the protein MAIESQLDRIAEKFERLRDSDPRCRVGSSGEHQYELNVPISEQELAELERSHGVELPTDYRAFITTFSNGGAGPIYGQFTVQDAFAEYLTPSKPFPYETGCRIEYSHSHSGDDLKRLREFYKDPANQYGKIVLGEMGDGMMTDLIVTGMARGQVWIDDRTTEWGGLYPCDTFGNKEPLCFVDWYETWLDRAIARKDVP
- a CDS encoding low molecular weight protein tyrosine phosphatase family protein, translating into MNDDLWPREKKWSDLYLRSEKLHRAKQLGMEYPRVQGHHQIEQHAVNVLFICSKNRWRSPTAEKMYADHDLFRVRSAGTSRSANRVVRSGDLKWADVVIAMEPKHVSRLRADFPGETRYLDIHCADIPDDYRFMDPELQGLIADAVTRILPDHANGG